Below is a genomic region from Rouxiella chamberiensis.
TGTCTTCCCTCTCGTGTTCTCCCGGCTCGAACAGGGGAACATCGGGCAATGAGAAAGCTAAATCCAGACTGACCTCCTCGGCCATTTGCGCCAGCAGCCTTTCCACATCTTCATCGTTCACCGGTTCACTCGGCAGCGCCACGTCGGCAGTCTGTTCGAGGCGGTCGAAATAGACATTCAGCTTATCAATGACCTGATTAAATACCGTAAATGACGGCGCGGAGGATTCATGGCTATTTTCGCCGACCGGGGCGGCAGCCATCGTCTCATGTTGTGGGGCATCAAAAGGTTGCTGTCGAGTGGCGACGATCCTCTGCGGCAGAGAGGTTGAGGCCTGAGTCATGTCCTGCATATCCTGCACAGCGGCATCAATCATGGCCCCTGCAGCGACCGCCATAATGTTCGGCGAGGCGTGGCGCATTCTTTCGTTGAAATCGTCGCGTCCGGCGCGGGAAAGCTGCCATTGCTGCTCTTTTTCGGCGTCCCGCTCACGCCCCTTTTCAACACTGCGCGCCATCGCACGATGCGCATTCTGCGCCGCCAACGTGGCCGCCACCGCCGTCGACATGGCCATCGCCTGCTGGCGTTGCTGTGCCGATTTTACGGCCTCTTTTTCGAGAAGCTGGCGGCCTCGAGCGCGAAAGCTTTCCGTGTTTGCCTGCCATCTGGAAAAGCTTTCCTTATCCTGCTGCTGGATTTTTTGCAGCAAGGTTCGAGTTAGCGCCGTCGGGCTTTCCTGCGACACCGCGCGAGTTGGGCACAGCGTTGCCAGACGTTTTCTCTCTTCAGGCGGCAGCGAAGGAGCCTGACGTTTTTTCGACAGCATCTTGCCCAGTAACGACGGCGGCTTGCTTAATCCTCCGTCGTCCAGATTGATCAACGAGGCGGCAAAAAACTTTTTCGCACCGATTAACTCGTTGTTGATCTGGAGGTTTTTTAAAATTTTCCGCGCCTGATGCGAGGTCACGGTCGTAATACGCTGCGACGCGATTTTGACCCGCGCATAAAAATCATTATTCACCGCATATTCTTCACTGCGCGGACTGTCGGCGACGTATTTCTTGCCGAGCGCCGCTTTAATTTTGCCCCTCAAGGCCAGATCCCGACTTAGGATATTGAGTAGCCGCGTGATTTTCACGCCCGCAGGCCGATGCATCAACAGCGGAAGCGTATTGACGAAGCGTAATCCTACCTCACGGTCTGACGGAAATAATGCCCCATAAACGTCATGCGTCAGGCTGCTGTCCTGCGCCAGCGCCTGGAGCAGCGCCTCGGCCGTTTCGTGCATCATCAGGGTTCCCATTCTTTCAGCCTGACCGCCCAGCACGGCAATGACGGCAAACGCCATCGCCTGTTCCCTGTTGATCCAGTCAATCAGGTCGTGGGGGCTGACTCGTCTTACGCGCTGTAATTCACTCAGCAATGCAGGCAGTTTTTCCGGTTGAGCCGACCAGATTTTCTCCCGTGGCTGAGTGCGCAGTGCCGCATCATCCAGCGAAAGCGAACTGACGGAACTGGAAAGCGACGTCAGATCTTCGGCCGACTTGTCTTCACGGGATGGCGGGACAGGGGAAGATGTGCGGCCCGGACCAGCATCAGGCTCGGCTGGCACGTCGGGATGGCGCACAGGCCGCGTATATTCCGTGCTGCGAAAAATACCGACTCGGGCGTTGCACAGTCGGGAACACTCGCTAAAACTTAGGTCGTAATCCCTTCTCAACCTTTTGCCCCACTCTTTGACCGACTCCGTCTGACGCCGTTTCGCCCGCGGATCTTGACGCAATTGAATGACATTTTCGGTTTCCCGCTGAAATTCGGGATAGCTGAGCAGTGTCGCTCGGGCTGCCTGTGACACGCAGACATGGTCATCATTCGGAAAATCGGGGAAAAGTGTTTTTAATCGGCGGCCATACATCAGCGCCGTTTCGCCCTGCTCGGCCGGCACCTGACGCATCAGCGTCGTGCCCGGCGTTTCCCCTCTGAATTCGACAATATGTGCCAGCGAACGAGTGGTAATACCCGCGGCCTCGGCAATTTGTTCCCTGCAAAGCCAATGCCCCGCCGCCGCATGAATTCTGCGGGCATAGGCCGTGCCCGACTCCAACGGGATTCGCGGAATCTGCGTTTTGACGGCGCTGATTTGCTGCTCCCAGCTTTCAGCCTGCGGTAAAGAGATTGCGCGTTCGACGTCGGTTCTGGCGATGAGGGCCTGACTGGATGAGTTAAGCACCGCCAGATTGTTGGCAACGGTAGACAATGCTCCCGTTAATCGCCGATTCAGATAGCTTTCGCCGTTGACAGAGGCGGGCACGGCGAAAGCCGCGAGGTTATTGGTGGAAATGGATTGATTATTCATTCATCACTCTTATTCGATGCGCGGATTATCGACATCGTCAGATGTTGCTAAAGAGCAGCCACAGTACCGAGGTGATTAATATAAAACTCTTACTTTTCAACCAATTTAAATTCATCAAAGTTATAAAAAAGGGCCACTGATTGCTCAGTAGCCCTTTCGTTCACTGTCGACAGCCTGCGCCGTCTTTCAGTGGTTTATTTTTTTGCATCGTCCGGCAGCGCGTAGGCGATGATGTGGTCGCCAAGCTTGGTGCCGAATGAACCATGACCGCCCGCAGCAATAACCACGTACTGCTTGCCGTTCACTTCATAGGTCATTGGCGTTGCCTGACCGCCCGCTGGCAGACGTGCCTGCCACAGTTGATCACCGTTGCTCATGTTGAATGCACGGATGTAGTTGTCCGCCGTGGCCGCGATAAAGAAGACGTTACCTGCGGTTGAGGTCGGTGCGCCCAGCATCGGCATACCCATTTTGAACGGTAATGGCACAGGTGAGCTGTCACGAACGGTACCGATACGTTTTTTCCATACGATATCATTGGTTTTCAGATCAACACCCGAGATGTAACCCCATGAAGGTTGCTTGCACGGGAAGCCCAGTGGAGACAGGAACGCGTTCAGTTCAACGCCGTATGGCACGCCATACTGAGGCTGGATACCGGATTCGGTACCGCTGCCGCCTGCATCACCGGCCGGTGGCTGCATTGGGTTGCCCGGACCACGTGGAACCAGTTTAGAGGTAAATGGCAGCGCGATCGGGTTGGCGATAGCCACCTGACGATCGGTATCTACCGAAATACCGCCCCACTCGAACATCCCCAGGTTACCCGGGAACACCAGAGTACCCTGCTCTGAAGGCGGGGTGAACGTGCCTTCATAACGCAGACGGTGGAACATCACACGACACATCAGCTGGTCGTAGATGGTGGCGCCCCACATATCCGCACCGGTCAGCTTGGCTGAAGGACGGAAAGTCAGTTCAGAGAATGGCTGAGTCGGAGACGTGTGGTCGCCTTTGGCCGCGCCCTGTGGTACAGGTTTTTCAGGAGCCGGAACAACCAGTTTGCCGTCACGACGATCCAGAACAAAGATGTTACCGGTTTTGGTCGGAACATAGATAACAGGAACCTTGTTGCCGTTCTTGTCATTGATGTCCGCAAGCGTAGGCTGAGCCGGTACGTCCATGTCCCACAGGTCATGGTGTACGGTCTGATAGTTCCACACCAGCTTACCGGTGCTTGCATTCAGCGCCAGCAGGCTGCTTGCATAACGCTCTGATTCTGGTGTGCGGTTGCCGCCCCAGATATCCGGCGTCTGCACGCCCATTGGCAGATAAACGATGTCCAGATTCGCATCGTAGGCCGCAGGTGCCCATGAGTTTGGCGAGTTAGGCGTATAGTTTTCGCCCGGACCCGGGATCTTGTTCGGATCTTTCGCGCCGGAATCGAATGCCCACAGCAGTTTACCAGTGTTGACGTCGAAACCACGGATAACGCCGGAAGGCTCGGTGGTTGAGTAGTTATCGGTAATCGCGCCTGCCATGATGATCACACTCTTGGTGATAATCGGTGGCGAGGTTGGCTCATAGTGACCGGCAACCGGGTAAGGCATGTTGCTTTGCAGGTTCAGCTCGCCGTTGTTGCCAAATTCAGGGCAACGTGCGCCTGTTTCGGCATCCAGCGCAAACATGCGACCGTCGTTCACCGGCAGAATAACGCGACGTGAACAGATAGCCGGTGCCGCGCCGTTGGCAGCGGTGTTTTCGGCAGCAGCTGGTGTTTCATAGTAGGAAACGCCACGGCAGGTCACGTGCTGGAAGGTCGGGTTCTGTTTCAGCTGCGGATCGAAGACCCACTTCTGCTTACCGGTTGCGGCATCCAGCGCGAACAGTTTCTGGTGTGGAGTACACAGATAAAGCGTGTCGCGGATTTTAATCGGCGTCACTTCATCGGTGATTTCACCCGGATCGTTGGCCGTTTTCACGTCGCCAGTCTGGAAGGACCAGGCTTCTTTCAGCTCGCCGACGTTTTTGTCATTGATCTGCTTCAGAGGCGAGTAACGGGTACCGCCCTGAGTACGGCCATATGCAGGCCAGTCGCCGTCGGCAACGCCCGGCGTAGACTGTACCGGCGCGTTATCCGCAGCAGGGATAGTCCCGTTGATTTCCTGGGGATCGTTGAATACCGAGTAGGCCAGCACCGCCACGGTGAACAGCAGAGACACAGCCAGCGCACCGCGTGCGAAGGCGTTCTTGACGCTCATGTGGTTGTAAACGATAGGCAGGACAATCCACAGACCCAGGAAGAAGGTCACATCAAGACGCGGTGTCAGCGCCCAGAAGTCGGATCCTACTTCCCAGAGGCCCCAGATAGTGGTTGCCAGCAGGTAGACGGCGTACAACAGCAAAGCCGATGCGCGACGACGATAAAGTAAAAATGCGGTCACCAGCAGAACAACACCGGCGATGATGTAATAGAGGGAGCCCCCTATTGCCGCCAGCCATATTCCGCCGACCAATAAATATATTCCGCTCAACGCGGCGAACAAAGCGGTAATTATTACGACGATGCGCGATAACGAAGCTTTAGTTGTCATATTATTAACCTTACAAGATTTTCATTGTCTTCGATCTCGCCTTCTAAAGGAGATCTTAAAAACATTCGGCGTAACTCGGAATGTCCTTCCTCGGGCAAGCCAACCCCCTCGGTAACGGCATTACCTGAATGGTAACCACCGGTATCGCGGGTCGACGTACTCTCGGTTCTTGAAGGCCTCTTCCTGTTCCCTGGCGGAAGCCTGTGTCTTTTTTCGGCAATTATTCGAAAGTATAGGTAAGCGTAGCGCCGCCGCCCCAATTTCTTCCCGGTGCCGGTTCGAAGTAGCGACCGTTGCTTTCATTTACGATAACGGAGCCGACATAGTGGCGATCAAACAGGTTATCGACGCGGGTAAACAGGTCGAGTGACCAGTTGCTGCGCCAGTTCAGACGATAACCGGCATTGGCGCTGACAATCGTGTAGGCCGGGGCCTGCGCCGTGTTGTCATCATTGGCCTGAATATCGCTCATGTAGCGGATATCGGTGCCTGCATGGAAGCCTTCGGGCGGCGCCCACCCCAGCGACGCATAGGCCGAATTGCGGGCGATGCCCGGCAGCTTGTTGCCCGCCGGTGTTATGTCGGCTGCACTGCAGCTGCTGGTGCCGCACACGTCGTTGCGGTAGGTTGCATCGAGCAGCGTCCAGGCCATGCGCAGACGCCAGTCGGAGGCGAACTGCTGATCCAGCGACAGCTCAAGACCGCGACGACGGGTTTTCCCGGCGTTGACATAGCTGGTGCGTCCGCCGCTGCTGGTCGCTACCGCCAGATCGTTGTCGGTATCGGTCTGGAAAACGGCCGCCGTCAGCAAGCCGTAACCGATACGGGTCTTGCTGCCGAATTCGACGGTATTGCTGGTCGAAGGCTTGAGATTGATGTTCAGACCCGACGAACCGTCAGGACGGTAAGACAGCTGATTGATGGTCGGCGTCTCGAACCCGCGTCCGGCAGACACATAGAGGTTCCATGCCGGAGTCAGCGCATAGCTCAGCGAGCCCATCGGCAGCGCCTTGTGATAACGGGTGCTGCCGCTGTCATCGCCATTGCCGGGCGCGATGTAATAATCTGTCGAATCAAAGCTGACGGTGCTGTAGCGCACGCCTGCATCCAGCGTCCAGCGCGGCGTCAGTTTCCAGCTGGTTTGCAGATACGGGTCAAGATTCCACATCTTGTTCTTTTCATTGCGACGCTGTTCGCCTTTCACGCCGTATTCGGTGTAATCCGCCATGACATTGTAATTTTCGAAGCCCTGACGACGTTCGGTCATGGTTTCATAGTCCAGACCGCCAATCACGGTGAACGGCACGCTGCCGACCTGATCGTGGTGAGTCCAGCGGGTATCGATGCCCTGATAACGGCGTTCGAGCACAATCACGCCGCCGGAATGGGCCGGATTAAGCTGCGGCGCCATCGGGATGGACTGATACTGAGTCGTGTGGCGCTCACCCTTGTAGGTCATGATGGAGAGCTGATCGTTATCCGTCATCTCGCGCTGATAGCGCAGTCCGACCTGAGTCTGATCGATGGATTTATTGGTGTTGTACTGATCGGCACGCGGAGACTGCGTCGGGTTGGCCTTCCATTCGGACTCGGTCAATCCGCCCGGATCCCCTGCATCGACCGACACGCTGTTGAACATCAGCGTCAGGGTGCTGCGATCGTCAAGGCGTACGCCCAGCTTGCCGTTGCCCAGATTTTTACGCGCCGAACTGTGGTCGCGGAAACCCTGGGTGGTGAAGCGGGAGCCGGAGATTTCATAATTCACGTCGCCCGCATGCGTGCCGTCACCGGTCGCGCCCGTGGCTTTTACACTGTTGCGAAACGAGCCGTAACTGCCGAAATAGGTGCCGGCCGTCAAGGTGGCGGGCTGGGAACCGCTCTGCGTTTCAACATTGACGACGCCGCCAGACGCATTGCCGTAAAGCGCCGAGAACGGTCCACGCAAGACTTCAACTTTATCTACAGAGCTGAGATCGATGTTCGAGGTCTGGCCCTGCCCGTCTGGCATGGTGGCCGGAATGCCATCGACATAAATTCGCACACCGCTCACGCCGTAGGTCGAACTGCTGCCGAAACCGCGCACGGAGAGTTGGAGATCCTGGGAATAGTTCTGACGATTCTGCACCTGCAGGCCCGGAACGGCGGTCAGACTTTCCGAAAGGTTCACCTGCGGCTTGCTGTCGCGCATGTCGTCACCGTTGACAACGCTGACGGCGGCGGGGGTATCCAGTTCGGAAAGACCGTTGTCCTGCTGTTTGATAATCAGCAGGGTATTGTCCTGGGAGGCATCGGTCCTGGTCTTTTTATCCGTTGCCGACGCGGGATCGGCAGGCGCAGAGGTTTGCGCAAAACTGGCTGAAACCGGCTGAAACAGCGACAGCAGCACCAATGTTGAAATTGAAGTTTTGTTATTCACGGAAGATTTTCGATTTGTAAAGTTAAGCCTGCTTATGCTTCTCTGCAATCGCCTTGACGAGAGAGAAAACATAATCCCCAGGTACCGTGTTTCGCAGCGGCATAATATAAATTTAATCTGTCGCAGAGTATATACGCAACTTTACAGAATCGCTGGATTTTAAAAAATATAGCACGCAGGGTTAACGGTGCTGATTTTAAAGGTTATCCAGAAGTAGAAAATATGTATATCCGAAAGAGTGTAACCGATTACACTTATCATGCGTGAAAGATAATATCCAAACTAAATAGCACTGAAACGAAACCCACATTTATTATTCACCTGAAATGAATTTCATAAACCTATTAAAAACATAACGTTAAAATAAGGCAACCGGTTGCCGCCGCCCTTGAAAAATAATGAACCATAGGGTTCATTAATAGTTTTGCGGCATTTTATGATTTTTAACCGAGGTTTTGTCATTACTCACGCACGGGTTATTACCCGTGAAAAACCGCCTAATGATGTAACCGCTCACTCTCTGCGATGCCGGATTATTAGACGTAATTTCACTTAGTGGGTCTTTACAAAAGCCGACAATGCCGCCATTTTTATCCTTCGGCGAGGGGATTTTGAAAGAATATTGTCTCGCGATTTTTGGCGAATATTTTTGTCAATTTTCAATTCGCCGGAAGATATAAAATCAGGTTGATAGGAAATAACTATTCATTATTTAATTTAGATAAGCCAAACCGATTAATTGTGACGTAGATCACACTTCTGGATACGACATTACCTCTTTTTAAGATGGTCAATAAACAACCTGACCTTCTCGGGCACATAGCGCGTATTCGGATAAAGCGCGTAAACGCCCTGCCTGGGAAACTGATGATCTGCCAGCAGCACCACCAGATTGTGCCGCGTGATTTCCTCCTTCACCAACCATTCCGGCAGCAAAGCCACGCCTGCGCCGCATAATGCGAAAGAGAGCAGCGCTGCCGCATTGTCGGCCATGATCGATGCCGAAGACTCGACATTAAACAGACAACTCTGCTGCTGCGGCGTATTGACCACCCAACTCAGCGGCGTTGACAGCCGGCTATGCGCCAGCCATTTGGCCTGCGCCAGATGTTCAAGAGTCTGGATCCCGTCTGGCCAATGTCGCGCAAGATACCCCGGCGAGGCGACCGGTAAGATGGAGAAGCTTTCGATTAACGTGGCGTGATGGCTGGAGTCCGCCAATTGGCCAAGACGGATAGCCACGTCAACGCGATCGGCGATTAAATCATTATGATGCGACGACGAAACGTGCTGAATACGCAATTGCGGATGCAGAGCGGCAAAGCTCGCCAACGCAGGCACGACGACGCGCGCGCCATATTCGGGCGTTGTGGTCAGTCGCAGCACGCCATTGACGCCCTGATGATCGCCTCTGACCTCGTCCAGCATGCGCTCGGCATCCTGCAATAACAGCAGGCAACGTTGATAAAACCCCTCGCCCGCTCCGGTCAGCGAGACGCGGCGAGTGGTGCGATGCAACAGCGCGACGCCCAGTTCGGCCTCAAGCTGTTTAATATTGAAACTGACCACTGCCTTGGTCAGACCCATCGTCGCCGCGGCCGCCGTGAAACTGCCCGCCGCGGCCACATTTACAAAGATCTCCAGTCGCTGAAAATTCAGCATCGCCGCTCTCCATTGTCAAAATCTATTTGACAGTGTAACCGCAGGCCGCACGTTTATCCTCCTCTTCAGGTTCAGTAAACTCGACGGCCATTCAGGGAGAAAGCCATGAGTTATCGAGTTCGCGTTGCCACTGTTTATCTGCTGGGTTTTTTATCGATTTGATCACGATGTTTATCTGTAACGTAGCCTATCCGGCGATTGCGCGGCGCTTCGATGCCCCCGTCGACCAGCTGGCGTGGATAAGCAATGGTTACATTATCGGGCTGACGCTTGTGATTCCGGCGAGCAGCGTGCTGGCGCAACGACTTGGAGCCAAAAGACTTTTTCTGCTCTCGTTACTGCTGTTTATTTCTGCGACGGCGGGTGCCGGTTTGGCGAATAGCCTGCCTGCGTTGATTGTCTGGCGCGTATTGCAGGGATTGGGCGGCGGATTGTTGATTCCTGTGGGCCAGACGCTGGCCTATTCTTTATATCCGCCGCATCAGCGCGCGCGGCTGTCGGCCATTGTCATGCTCGTGGGACTGCTGGCCCCGGCGTTGTCTCCGACGCTAGGCGGCATCATTGCGGATAGCCTTGGCTGGCGCTGGGTGTTTTTCGCCTCGCTACCTTTGGCAGTCGTCACCTTGATACTGGCGGCAGTCTGGCTGCGCGGCGAAACATCACCGGCGATTCGCAAGACTTTCGATTACCCTGGATTGCTGCTCTCCAGCGCGGGATTGCTTGCGCTGCTGCTTGGGCTAACCCGATTGGCAAATAATGACCAACGGCTTTCGGGCGCCCTGCTCCTGTTTTTCGGGCTTGGGCTTATTGTCTGTTACGTCAGATTTTCTCTGCGCACTCCCCACCCGCTGCTTAACCTGAATTTACTCTCTCAACCGCTGTTTCGAACCGCCATGCTGATTTATCAGTGGGTGCCCGGTGTTTTCACCGGCGTCAGTCTGTTGGCGATGCTCTTTTTACAAAATCAGCTCGGCATGACGGCCACGCAGGTAGGCGAGTTGATGCTGCCGTGGGCGATGGGCGCATTTATTGCCATCAGCTTCTCGGGAAAAATGTTTAATCGGCTGGGTCCGCGCCCGCTGTTTATCGCAGGTTGCCTGATAAATGGCATCGGAATGGCCAGTCTGGCGCTGGTGTCGAGTGGCGATGAGGGGGCGTTGCTGATAGCAGGCTTTGCGATTATGGGTTTTGGCAGCAGTTTATGTAGCAGCACCGCGCAAAGTGCGGCATTTCTCGACTTTACGCCAACCCAGCTTGCCGATGCCAGCGCGCTGTGGAACATCAACCGCCAGCTGAGTTTTTGTCTGGGCGTCACAATGATGAGCGTGATCTTCAGCATGTTCATCACCTTCACCGCCAACGTGCCGATTCAGGCATTTCATGCCAGTTTTCTCGTCGCGGCCTTCAGCGCAGGTGTGCCCGTTGCGCTTTGCCTGCGTCTTCCCAATCGCGCCATTGTGGCAAAAATACATCAACAGAGGACCTGAAATGACCCACGCCTATTTTAATGAAATCGATATCGCTCACCAACTAATTGAACGCTGGCTGGGGGACGACTCGGCCCCTCCCGAAGTCTGCGATCAGCTCATTGCGCGCTTTCATCCACACTACAGCATGATAGGTGTCGCTGGTCATGCACTGGATCATGCCGGGTTATGCCGATTTTTTCGGGCCAATGGCGGCGCAAAGCGTGGGTTGCAGATTGAGGTATTCGACATGCAACTGATACAGGAGTGGCCAAACGGCGCCATCGTACTTTATAAGGAGAGACAAAAATTGGACGGCAATGTCACACTGCGTTTTTCAACGGTGCTTCTTGAGCGAACGGGGAATGGCGAAATTTTGTGGCGGCATTTGCACGAGACCAGCACTCAACTCTAGCGCCGGTCTCATCAACATCACGATTACTTGAGGGCGTGAACCATGCACACGGCTTTAGCCGCTTCTGCGCCCTTCTTGATAAAGTGCTGCAGGTAGAAATCGTTGAACTCTTTTTCCGGCTGGAAGTTGTGCGGCGTTAGAGAAACGGAGAATACCGGCACTTCAGTGGTCAACTGAACCTGCATTAATCCGCTTACCACGGCCTGCGCGACGAAGTCGTGACGATAGATACCGCCATCAACCACCAATGCGGCACAGACTACGGCATCGACATCGCCACGTTTTGCCAGGCGCTGAGCCAGCAAGGGCATTTCGAACGCGCCCGGCACGTCGAAAACTTCCAGCGTGTATTCCTGATTGGTGTCTGCCATGTGCTGCTTGAAGCCTACCAGGGTCTGATTCACGATATCGGAATGCCAGTTGGCCTTGATAAAGGCAATGTTCAGAGGGGTGCTCATAAAAACTCCGTTAAAAGGTTCAAAAATTTATTACTGTTAACAAAGATAACCGAACTGCTTACAGATCACCACATCACTGGGTGCGGTTGCAGCAGAAGTTTGTCGGTTTGAGCATGGAATATTCGGAGACGAAATCGGGTGTTAAAGCATCAAGGGCACAAGTGAGATGCAGAAAGAGAGGTCAGGAAGGTGAGGCGAAGAGGTAAATTATTGAATCTAAATGGTACGCCCTACAGGGCTCGAACCTGTGACCTACGGCTTAGAAGGCCGTTGCTCTATCCAACTGAGCTAAGGGCGCATTGAACTGCGAATTGGCAGTACAGCGGATTCGGATTATACGGGCCATCTACCCCGAGTCAATGGCTTTCGCGCTTACTGCTTAATGCCTGAGCAGATTTGCCGATCTTTCTGTGAAAAAACCGATGTACGGCAAGGTATTTAGAGAAATTTCAATATGAAAGCGAGCTAAGTGAGCCTTATGACTTTTGCTGGTTGAAACGGAATAACCAAAAATCTCATACCGGCAATTTTTTACCGTTAACCCCTGTCAACTGACTAGTTTATCGAGGTATTTTGGAGTTTAGTTATTAAAATAGCGGCTATCTGACGATTTTCTATTCAGCTTATTATGATTCTGAGCCTGACAGCAGGCGCGGCTTCTGACAAAATAGGCGCATCCCCCGTACTTATTAATTGATGGATTTTTCCCCAGATGGTAGCAAAGATTATTGACGGTAAAACGATTGCGCAGCAGGTCAGAAGCGAAGTCGCTGAAAAAGTTAAGCAACGCCTTGCGCAGGGTAAACGCGCACCCGGACTGGCCGTTGTACTGGTCGGTGACAATCCGGCCTCGGAGATTTATGTCGCCAGCAAACGCAAAGCCTGTGATGAGGTCGGTTTCCTTTCCCGTTCATACGATTTGCCTGCTACCACGACGGAAGCCGAACTGCTGGCGCTGATTGATCAACTTAATAACGACGACGCAATCGATGGCATTCTGGTGCAGCTGCCGCTCCCGGCCGGTATCGACAACGTTAAAGTGCTGGAAAATATCCATCCCGACAAAGACGTGGACGGCTTCCATCCGTACAACGTTGGCCGTCTGTGTCAGCGCGCGCCGAAACTGCGCCCCTGCACGCCACGCGGCATCATTACTCTGCTCGAACGTTACAATATCGACACCTTCGGACTGAATGCCGTCGTTATTGGTGCGTCCAATATCGTGGGTCGTCCGATGAGCATGGAGTTGTTGCTGGCGGGTTGCACGACTACCGTCACGCACCGTTTTACCAAAAATCTGCGTCACCACGTCGAAAATGCCGATTTAGTGGTCGTTGCCGTGGGTAAACCCGGCTTTATTCCGGGAGAATGGATCAAACCGGGCGCTATCGTGATTGATGTCGGTATTAACCGTCTGGAAAGTGG
It encodes:
- a CDS encoding glucose/quinate/shikimate family membrane-bound PQQ-dependent dehydrogenase, whose protein sequence is MTTKASLSRIVVIITALFAALSGIYLLVGGIWLAAIGGSLYYIIAGVVLLVTAFLLYRRRASALLLYAVYLLATTIWGLWEVGSDFWALTPRLDVTFFLGLWIVLPIVYNHMSVKNAFARGALAVSLLFTVAVLAYSVFNDPQEINGTIPAADNAPVQSTPGVADGDWPAYGRTQGGTRYSPLKQINDKNVGELKEAWSFQTGDVKTANDPGEITDEVTPIKIRDTLYLCTPHQKLFALDAATGKQKWVFDPQLKQNPTFQHVTCRGVSYYETPAAAENTAANGAAPAICSRRVILPVNDGRMFALDAETGARCPEFGNNGELNLQSNMPYPVAGHYEPTSPPIITKSVIIMAGAITDNYSTTEPSGVIRGFDVNTGKLLWAFDSGAKDPNKIPGPGENYTPNSPNSWAPAAYDANLDIVYLPMGVQTPDIWGGNRTPESERYASSLLALNASTGKLVWNYQTVHHDLWDMDVPAQPTLADINDKNGNKVPVIYVPTKTGNIFVLDRRDGKLVVPAPEKPVPQGAAKGDHTSPTQPFSELTFRPSAKLTGADMWGATIYDQLMCRVMFHRLRYEGTFTPPSEQGTLVFPGNLGMFEWGGISVDTDRQVAIANPIALPFTSKLVPRGPGNPMQPPAGDAGGSGTESGIQPQYGVPYGVELNAFLSPLGFPCKQPSWGYISGVDLKTNDIVWKKRIGTVRDSSPVPLPFKMGMPMLGAPTSTAGNVFFIAATADNYIRAFNMSNGDQLWQARLPAGGQATPMTYEVNGKQYVVIAAGGHGSFGTKLGDHIIAYALPDDAKK
- the pqqU gene encoding TonB-dependent receptor PqqU; protein product: MNNKTSISTLVLLSLFQPVSASFAQTSAPADPASATDKKTRTDASQDNTLLIIKQQDNGLSELDTPAAVSVVNGDDMRDSKPQVNLSESLTAVPGLQVQNRQNYSQDLQLSVRGFGSSSTYGVSGVRIYVDGIPATMPDGQGQTSNIDLSSVDKVEVLRGPFSALYGNASGGVVNVETQSGSQPATLTAGTYFGSYGSFRNSVKATGATGDGTHAGDVNYEISGSRFTTQGFRDHSSARKNLGNGKLGVRLDDRSTLTLMFNSVSVDAGDPGGLTESEWKANPTQSPRADQYNTNKSIDQTQVGLRYQREMTDNDQLSIMTYKGERHTTQYQSIPMAPQLNPAHSGGVIVLERRYQGIDTRWTHHDQVGSVPFTVIGGLDYETMTERRQGFENYNVMADYTEYGVKGEQRRNEKNKMWNLDPYLQTSWKLTPRWTLDAGVRYSTVSFDSTDYYIAPGNGDDSGSTRYHKALPMGSLSYALTPAWNLYVSAGRGFETPTINQLSYRPDGSSGLNINLKPSTSNTVEFGSKTRIGYGLLTAAVFQTDTDNDLAVATSSGGRTSYVNAGKTRRRGLELSLDQQFASDWRLRMAWTLLDATYRNDVCGTSSCSAADITPAGNKLPGIARNSAYASLGWAPPEGFHAGTDIRYMSDIQANDDNTAQAPAYTIVSANAGYRLNWRSNWSLDLFTRVDNLFDRHYVGSVIVNESNGRYFEPAPGRNWGGGATLTYTFE
- a CDS encoding LysR family transcriptional regulator, whose amino-acid sequence is MLNFQRLEIFVNVAAAGSFTAAAATMGLTKAVVSFNIKQLEAELGVALLHRTTRRVSLTGAGEGFYQRCLLLLQDAERMLDEVRGDHQGVNGVLRLTTTPEYGARVVVPALASFAALHPQLRIQHVSSSHHNDLIADRVDVAIRLGQLADSSHHATLIESFSILPVASPGYLARHWPDGIQTLEHLAQAKWLAHSRLSTPLSWVVNTPQQQSCLFNVESSASIMADNAAALLSFALCGAGVALLPEWLVKEEITRHNLVVLLADHQFPRQGVYALYPNTRYVPEKVRLFIDHLKKR
- a CDS encoding 6,7-dimethyl-8-ribityllumazine synthase — its product is MSTPLNIAFIKANWHSDIVNQTLVGFKQHMADTNQEYTLEVFDVPGAFEMPLLAQRLAKRGDVDAVVCAALVVDGGIYRHDFVAQAVVSGLMQVQLTTEVPVFSVSLTPHNFQPEKEFNDFYLQHFIKKGAEAAKAVCMVHALK
- the folD gene encoding bifunctional methylenetetrahydrofolate dehydrogenase/methenyltetrahydrofolate cyclohydrolase FolD, whose product is MVAKIIDGKTIAQQVRSEVAEKVKQRLAQGKRAPGLAVVLVGDNPASEIYVASKRKACDEVGFLSRSYDLPATTTEAELLALIDQLNNDDAIDGILVQLPLPAGIDNVKVLENIHPDKDVDGFHPYNVGRLCQRAPKLRPCTPRGIITLLERYNIDTFGLNAVVIGASNIVGRPMSMELLLAGCTTTVTHRFTKNLRHHVENADLVVVAVGKPGFIPGEWIKPGAIVIDVGINRLESGKVVGDVEFETASERASFITPVPGGVGPMTVATLIQNTLQACEEYHDVNSH